In a single window of the Chondrocystis sp. NIES-4102 genome:
- a CDS encoding phosphate ABC transporter inner membrane subunit PstA, producing MNQANLTKIRTNLHRRQLINSLFALLGMMIIAIALIILLGLTIKMAIQGYPRITPEFFTSFPSRRASSAGILSAWVGTSLVMLVTALAAIPLGVASGIYLEEYAKKNWIADLIEINVTNLAGVPSIIYGLLALGLFVYQLRLGESILAAGLTLALLILPVVIVTTRESLRAIPNNLREAAYALGASKWQTIWDHILPYSFGSILTGIIIGLSRAIGETAPIITIGALTFIAFLPKPPLSGEFPFISFEWLQAPFTVMPIQMFNWVSRPQAAFEINAAAAGTVLICMTLGINAIAIYLRYQLRKGIKW from the coding sequence ATGAATCAAGCAAATTTAACCAAAATACGGACAAATCTCCATCGTCGTCAATTGATTAATTCCTTGTTTGCTTTACTTGGAATGATGATCATTGCGATCGCCCTAATTATTCTCTTGGGATTAACTATTAAAATGGCAATTCAGGGATACCCAAGGATTACCCCCGAATTCTTTACTTCTTTCCCCAGTCGGCGCGCTTCTAGTGCAGGAATTCTCTCTGCTTGGGTCGGTACTAGCCTGGTAATGTTGGTTACAGCTTTGGCTGCTATTCCTTTGGGTGTGGCTTCGGGTATTTATTTAGAAGAATATGCCAAGAAAAACTGGATAGCTGATTTAATTGAAATTAACGTTACCAATTTAGCAGGTGTACCATCCATTATCTACGGGTTATTAGCTTTAGGCTTATTTGTCTATCAATTACGTCTAGGGGAAAGCATTTTAGCTGCTGGCTTGACTTTAGCACTACTAATTCTACCTGTAGTAATTGTTACGACAAGGGAATCACTAAGAGCAATTCCTAATAATTTGCGAGAAGCAGCTTATGCCTTGGGTGCAAGTAAATGGCAGACAATTTGGGATCATATCTTACCCTATTCTTTTGGGAGTATTTTAACAGGCATTATTATCGGGTTATCAAGAGCGATCGGGGAAACAGCACCGATTATTACCATTGGAGCATTAACATTTATTGCATTTTTGCCCAAGCCCCCGTTAAGTGGGGAGTTTCCCTTTATTTCTTTTGAATGGTTGCAAGCTCCCTTTACCGTCATGCCGATCCAAATGTTCAATTGGGTGTCTCGACCGCAAGCAGCCTTTGAAATAAATGCAGCAGCAGCAGGGACAGTTTTAATTTGTATGACTTTAGGAATTAATGCGATCGCTATTTATCTCCGCTATCAACTACGCAAAGGTATCAAATGGTAA
- the pstB2 gene encoding phosphate ABC transporter, ATP-binding protein, producing the protein MVTNNSYEQVTSIPKAEVADLDFYYGSFHALKKINMTVPQQSVTALIGPSGCGKTTLLRCFNRMHDLYPGNRYNGSIWLDQDTNILGRKIDPIEVRMRISMVFQKPNPFPKSIYENVAYGLRVRGSTNRRVMDEKVELALRNAALWHEVKDRLNESAYNLSGGQQQRLCIARALVADPEIVLFDEPTSALDPIATASIEELVGQLKQQVTILIVTHSMQQAARISDYTAFMYLGELLEFGKTKDIFNQPINKQTADYISGRIG; encoded by the coding sequence ATGGTAACAAATAATTCTTACGAACAAGTAACTTCCATCCCCAAAGCGGAAGTTGCTGATCTTGATTTTTATTACGGTTCTTTCCACGCTCTTAAAAAAATTAATATGACCGTCCCTCAACAGAGTGTTACTGCCCTCATTGGGCCCTCTGGATGCGGAAAAACCACTTTACTACGCTGTTTTAATCGGATGCACGATCTTTATCCAGGCAATCGCTACAATGGCTCTATTTGGCTTGATCAAGATACTAATATTTTAGGGCGTAAAATTGACCCGATTGAAGTGAGGATGAGGATTAGTATGGTTTTTCAAAAGCCTAACCCCTTTCCCAAATCAATATATGAAAATGTCGCTTATGGGTTAAGAGTTAGAGGTTCAACTAATCGTCGTGTAATGGATGAAAAAGTAGAACTTGCCTTAAGGAATGCAGCCCTATGGCATGAAGTAAAAGATCGTCTTAATGAGTCGGCGTATAACCTATCTGGGGGACAACAACAGCGTCTATGTATTGCTCGCGCCCTGGTTGCCGACCCTGAAATTGTTCTATTTGACGAACCTACTAGCGCACTTGATCCCATTGCCACCGCCAGTATCGAAGAATTAGTTGGGCAACTAAAACAACAAGTTACGATTTTAATTGTGACTCATAGTATGCAGCAAGCTGCTCGTATTTCTGATTACACTGCCTTTATGTATTTAGGCGAATTACTGGAGTTTGGTAAAACTAAAGATATTTTTAATCAGCCAATTAATAAGCAGACTGCTGACTACATTAGTGGCAGAATCGGGTAA
- the petE gene encoding plastocyanin, with protein MVRKFSLLLSALVLVVSTFFLSVNPAAADTVEVKMGSDNGMLKFDPATVTIKAGDTVKWTNNKMSPHNVVFDGDATKSHKNLVFSPGEGYETTFNEAGEYSYYCEPHRGAGMVGKVVVQ; from the coding sequence ATGGTTAGAAAATTTAGTTTGTTATTGTCCGCACTAGTTTTAGTAGTATCTACATTTTTCTTAAGCGTTAATCCTGCTGCTGCTGACACTGTAGAAGTGAAAATGGGTAGTGATAATGGAATGCTAAAATTTGATCCTGCAACTGTAACTATCAAAGCAGGGGATACAGTTAAATGGACTAATAACAAAATGTCCCCCCATAACGTAGTTTTTGATGGTGATGCTACTAAATCCCACAAAAATCTTGTATTCTCTCCAGGAGAAGGATACGAAACTACTTTTAATGAAGCTGGCGAATATTCCTACTATTGTGAACCTCATCGCGGTGCAGGCATGGTAGGTAAAGTTGTAGTTCAGTAG
- a CDS encoding cytochrome c class I: MIARNGVFDWILRILRGETMLSKLLSTFLIFITAAMFVLATPALAGDAANGAKIFSANCAACHAGGNNVVNAAKTLKQEALEKYEMNSIEAITTQVTNGKNAMPAFKGRLTDAQIEDVATYVLSQAEKGW, from the coding sequence ATGATTGCCCGCAATGGGGTTTTTGACTGGATTTTAAGAATTCTGAGAGGAGAAACCATGTTATCTAAATTATTATCAACATTTTTGATCTTTATAACTGCTGCGATGTTTGTTTTAGCTACTCCTGCTTTGGCTGGGGATGCTGCTAATGGAGCTAAAATTTTTAGTGCTAACTGTGCTGCTTGTCATGCTGGCGGTAACAATGTAGTTAATGCTGCAAAAACTCTTAAACAAGAAGCTTTGGAAAAATATGAGATGAATTCCATCGAGGCAATTACTACTCAAGTTACTAATGGTAAAAATGCTATGCCAGCTTTTAAAGGTCGTTTAACTGATGCACAGATTGAGGATGTGGCGACTTATGTTTTATCTCAAGCTGAGAAAGGATGGTAA
- a CDS encoding TRAP dicarboxylate transporter- DctP subunit — MKRRQVIDKIAIAATTSTILVACNQTNNSPNVQTNELPNIKWRMVTSWPKSLDTIYGGAQTICDRVSAMTGGRFTIEPYAAGEIVPGLEVLDAVQNGTVECGHTASYYYVGKNPALAFGASVPFGLTAQQQNAWYYYGGGLEAMHELYSAFNIINFPAGNTGAQMGGWFKKEVKSLQDLQGLKMRIPGLGGEVMSRLGVNVQVLPGGEIYLALDRGAIDAAEWVGPYDDQKLGLNKAASYYYYPGWWEPGPSLEVQINKSQWEKLPVEYQEIFKTAAKEANLNMLSRYDALNREALKSLIESGTKLTAYPAEILQAAEKATTDYYQEQATKSADFKKVYDQWNQFRTEIVQWNKINELSFMSFINK; from the coding sequence ATGAAACGTAGACAAGTAATAGATAAAATTGCGATCGCAGCTACCACTAGTACTATCCTCGTTGCTTGTAATCAAACTAATAATAGTCCTAATGTTCAAACCAATGAACTACCAAATATAAAATGGCGCATGGTCACTAGTTGGCCAAAATCCTTAGATACAATTTATGGTGGGGCGCAAACCATCTGCGATCGCGTCTCAGCAATGACAGGGGGGCGTTTTACCATTGAACCCTATGCTGCTGGAGAGATTGTACCAGGTTTAGAGGTTTTAGATGCAGTACAAAATGGCACAGTTGAATGTGGACATACCGCTAGTTACTATTATGTTGGTAAAAATCCTGCTTTAGCTTTTGGTGCATCAGTACCTTTTGGTTTAACCGCTCAACAGCAAAATGCTTGGTATTATTACGGCGGTGGTTTAGAAGCCATGCACGAATTATATAGTGCTTTTAATATCATTAATTTTCCTGCGGGTAATACAGGGGCGCAGATGGGAGGTTGGTTTAAAAAAGAAGTTAAATCTCTGCAAGATCTTCAAGGTTTGAAAATGCGCATTCCAGGTTTGGGGGGAGAGGTTATGTCTCGCTTGGGAGTCAATGTACAGGTATTACCAGGGGGAGAAATATATTTAGCTTTAGATCGAGGGGCGATCGATGCTGCGGAATGGGTAGGACCGTATGATGATCAGAAGTTGGGTTTAAATAAGGCTGCATCTTATTATTATTATCCTGGTTGGTGGGAGCCTGGCCCTTCCTTAGAAGTTCAAATTAATAAGTCTCAATGGGAAAAATTACCCGTAGAATATCAAGAGATTTTTAAAACCGCAGCTAAAGAAGCAAATCTCAATATGCTATCTAGGTACGATGCTTTAAATCGAGAGGCTTTAAAAAGTTTAATCGAAAGTGGCACAAAGCTTACTGCATACCCCGCAGAAATTTTACAAGCAGCCGAAAAAGCTACGACTGATTATTACCAAGAACAAGCAACTAAGAGTGCCGATTTTAAAAAAGTATATGATCAATGGAATCAATTCCGTACAGAAATTGTTCAATGGAATAAAATTAACGAGTTGAGTTTTATGAGTTTTATTAATAAATAG
- a CDS encoding TonB family protein: MSYQSNLDDQSGKLLNPAQLCLLLSIVLHLLLLKYGLPSLKLDEDSSIREVSVIELTPEQQSRLPNISPQLDPSEIPGFNDLPSVNSTDPAAPFAIPPSLIPGLNNSNNLPLIPIPPPPQFSLPPLPPITDITLPPVGNLSTLPLPPELDPSSFKVNPPKSTTTTTTPKQPQQPVKPSLTNPDIKPQTRPNFPNQPQSQPQNPSSDQSPNQPVETPKQIAQKKVANAQDNINNLSQSLKKVETGTTDEDATKNYVAWLAKVKDIEHEKIEVKGVYPRDACILKLEGSNVFGVVVDQTGAVVALDLIKGSKYGIFNQVASEQLSDRTFDNKTNQPKPYQVTVDYKYDSEICPSLSLPNTRKPETKPQPATKPETKPQSQTQTKPEAKPQPQPATKPETKPQPQPATKPQSQSKPAAKPETKPQSPSQPSLKDQLRNVPLPDVKPSELKDVPLPQQPELKR, translated from the coding sequence ATGTCCTACCAATCAAATTTAGATGATCAATCTGGTAAGCTACTAAATCCTGCACAATTATGTTTATTACTATCAATAGTTTTACATCTGTTGCTGTTAAAATATGGTTTACCCAGCTTAAAATTGGATGAAGACTCTAGTATCAGAGAAGTTTCGGTAATTGAACTTACTCCTGAACAACAATCGCGTTTACCTAATATATCGCCTCAATTAGATCCTTCGGAAATACCAGGTTTTAATGATTTACCTTCGGTTAATAGCACTGATCCTGCTGCACCCTTTGCTATTCCACCTTCTTTAATTCCAGGTTTAAATAATTCTAATAATTTACCTCTTATTCCTATTCCACCACCACCACAGTTTAGTTTACCTCCTTTACCGCCAATTACAGATATTACTTTACCGCCTGTGGGTAATTTATCTACTTTACCTTTACCACCTGAACTTGATCCTTCCAGTTTTAAAGTAAATCCTCCTAAATCAACAACAACAACAACAACGCCTAAACAACCACAGCAGCCTGTTAAACCGAGTTTAACTAATCCTGATATTAAGCCACAAACTAGACCAAATTTTCCTAATCAACCACAATCTCAACCTCAAAATCCATCATCAGATCAATCACCAAATCAACCTGTAGAAACTCCTAAACAAATTGCTCAAAAGAAAGTGGCTAACGCCCAAGATAATATTAATAATTTGAGTCAAAGTTTGAAAAAAGTAGAAACTGGTACTACTGATGAAGATGCGACAAAAAATTATGTTGCTTGGCTAGCTAAAGTTAAGGATATTGAACATGAAAAGATCGAAGTTAAAGGTGTCTATCCACGAGATGCTTGTATCCTTAAACTTGAAGGTAGTAATGTTTTTGGTGTTGTTGTTGATCAAACTGGTGCAGTCGTAGCTTTGGATCTAATTAAAGGGTCGAAATACGGTATTTTTAACCAGGTAGCAAGTGAACAACTTAGCGATCGCACTTTTGATAATAAGACTAATCAGCCTAAACCTTATCAGGTAACAGTTGATTATAAGTATGATTCTGAAATTTGTCCTTCTTTAAGTCTCCCGAATACTAGGAAACCAGAAACTAAACCTCAACCAGCAACTAAGCCTGAAACTAAACCTCAATCTCAAACTCAAACCAAACCAGAAGCTAAACCTCAACCTCAACCAGCAACTAAACCAGAAACTAAACCTCAACCTCAACCAGCAACTAAACCTCAATCTCAATCTAAACCAGCAGCTAAACCAGAAACTAAACCTCAATCTCCATCACAACCATCTCTGAAAGATCAATTGCGAAATGTACCTTTACCTGATGTTAAACCTTCAGAATTAAAGGATGTGCCGTTACCTCAACAGCCAGAATTGAAAAGATAA
- the cobN gene encoding cobaltochelatase, translating to MHKLAAMAGGWNPNTEGVIIIEQSPAPIVFLTHADTDIQTMAAASYILEDDFPEIRVVNLLNLQQQLSIDIYVESVLSKAHIIILRLLGGSTYWSYGLERVKEIVEVSNGNLLVLPGDDSPDLDLISHSTVSLEIVNYLWRYFIAGGKENYANALRFISDTCLKTNYQPNAPIPVAEIGFYQWQKQIDYDDYDSLNYKIQKAANKDIFPQANNCGCAILFYRSHYLAANTLVIDQLCQAIADQGLIPLPLFISSLRNLDIQQQLLSLLQANNSKILLNTTSFSLAKIGESSQLKFWQQLNMPILQVILSSSTKEQWKSSTQGLMPTDVAMNVALPEVDGRIITRAISFKSVKTWNEKLETNVVVYQPQRDRVLFVASLANNWVKLTNTPNQHKKVALILANYPNKDGRIANGVGLDTPASCLKILQALQGAGYTVKDLPKTPEELIQRLTTGITNDPESYQTRPSYQSLSGEAYLKYWQTLPEVIQQGIIQRWGSLETQDLGISIPGIQLGNIFVGIQPSRGYDRDPSLNYHAPDLEPTHHYLAYYHWLRSCFEVQAIIHVGKHGNLEWLPGKSIALSQECYPEVALQTIPNIYPFIVNDPGEGSQAKRRSQAVIIDHLTPPLTRAELYGGLEKLEALIDEYYTAQSLDPTRLKIISDRITELVQQENLESELGFNTTDTPSITQFLTVADGYLCQLKEAQIRDGLHILGECPQASQLRDLIIAIARSASYNRIGITQALAKDFGLNFDPLLGVDAEVEIIDQLLPQTNSDWYNNHYQQIKQAITLENTSLNPANKLISLLEEIAIELIDHLIENRPFSDYPLPQTQIQLQWIQNSLLPNLIKSDREILNLLKALNGKYIPSGASGAPTRGRPEVLPTGRNFYSVDIRGIPTETAWLVGTQAAERVIERYTQENGEYPQSLAISIWGTSTMRTGGDDIAQVMALMGVRPIWDGLSRRLVDFEVLPASVLNYPRVDVTIRVSGFFRDAFPNIINLFNKITQKIANLQEDSTINPLAAQVKTEKEALTTQGIDPEIAEKRASYRVFGSKPGAYGAGMQGLIESQNWQSDADLAQAYLNWSCYAYDETGQGSAVPESFQQRLKQLQIILHNQDNREHDLLDSDDYYQFQGGMTAAVRSLTGKNPEVYFGDNSQPANPKVRKLSEEIAKVYRSRVINPKWIKGVMRHGYKGAFEMAATVDYLFAYDATAHCVADYMYEGVAKAYILDQPVQQFILTKNPWALRDMSERLLEAHQRGLWQNISQEMIENLKAIANSAEAEIESI from the coding sequence ATGCACAAATTAGCAGCTATGGCTGGTGGTTGGAATCCTAATACTGAAGGAGTAATTATAATTGAACAATCTCCTGCGCCCATCGTCTTTCTTACCCATGCTGATACAGATATTCAAACAATGGCTGCTGCTAGTTATATTTTAGAAGACGATTTTCCTGAAATTAGAGTAGTTAATTTACTCAATCTACAGCAACAATTAAGTATAGATATATACGTAGAATCTGTGTTATCCAAAGCACATATTATTATTCTACGTTTACTAGGTGGGAGTACCTATTGGTCTTACGGGTTGGAAAGAGTTAAAGAAATTGTGGAAGTAAGTAATGGCAATCTATTAGTATTACCAGGAGATGATAGTCCTGACCTGGATTTAATTAGTCATTCAACGGTTTCTTTAGAAATAGTTAATTATTTATGGCGTTATTTTATAGCGGGAGGAAAAGAAAATTATGCTAATGCTTTACGGTTTATTAGTGATACTTGTTTAAAGACAAATTATCAACCTAATGCACCAATTCCTGTTGCAGAGATAGGTTTTTATCAATGGCAAAAACAGATTGATTATGATGATTACGATAGTTTAAATTATAAAATACAAAAAGCAGCTAATAAAGATATATTTCCGCAGGCAAATAATTGTGGTTGTGCAATTCTTTTTTATCGATCGCATTATTTAGCAGCAAATACTTTAGTAATTGATCAATTATGTCAAGCGATCGCCGACCAAGGTTTAATACCGCTACCGCTATTTATTTCTTCATTAAGAAATTTAGATATTCAACAACAATTATTATCTTTATTACAAGCAAACAATAGCAAAATATTACTCAACACTACCAGTTTTTCGCTGGCAAAAATTGGCGAATCATCTCAATTAAAGTTTTGGCAACAGTTGAATATGCCGATCTTGCAGGTAATCCTTAGTAGTAGCACAAAAGAGCAATGGAAATCTAGTACTCAAGGTTTAATGCCAACTGATGTAGCTATGAATGTAGCCTTACCAGAAGTAGATGGGAGAATTATTACTCGCGCCATTTCTTTTAAGTCTGTGAAAACTTGGAATGAGAAATTAGAAACCAATGTTGTCGTTTATCAACCACAGCGCGATCGCGTTTTATTTGTAGCTTCCTTAGCAAATAATTGGGTAAAACTTACCAATACTCCCAACCAGCATAAAAAAGTTGCTTTGATTTTGGCAAACTATCCCAATAAAGATGGCAGAATTGCTAACGGCGTGGGTTTAGATACTCCTGCAAGTTGTTTAAAAATTCTCCAAGCTTTGCAAGGTGCGGGATATACAGTTAAAGATCTCCCCAAAACCCCAGAGGAATTAATTCAGCGTTTAACTACAGGTATTACTAATGATCCTGAAAGTTATCAAACTCGTCCAAGTTATCAAAGTTTATCTGGGGAAGCATATCTCAAATATTGGCAAACTTTACCCGAAGTTATACAACAGGGTATTATTCAAAGATGGGGAAGCCTGGAAACCCAGGATCTAGGAATTAGTATACCTGGTATTCAATTGGGTAATATCTTCGTTGGTATACAGCCTAGTCGGGGATACGATCGCGATCCGAGTCTAAATTATCATGCGCCAGATCTTGAACCTACTCATCACTATTTAGCTTATTATCATTGGTTGCGTAGTTGCTTTGAAGTACAAGCGATTATTCATGTAGGCAAACATGGTAATTTAGAATGGCTACCAGGTAAGAGTATTGCTTTATCTCAAGAATGTTATCCAGAAGTGGCATTACAAACCATTCCTAATATATACCCCTTTATTGTTAATGATCCAGGGGAAGGTTCACAAGCAAAAAGGCGATCGCAAGCAGTTATTATTGATCATCTAACTCCACCTTTAACCCGTGCAGAATTATATGGTGGTTTGGAAAAGTTAGAAGCCTTAATTGATGAATATTATACTGCTCAAAGTTTAGACCCAACTCGCTTAAAAATTATTAGCGATCGCATTACCGAATTAGTACAACAGGAAAATTTAGAGTCGGAGTTAGGTTTTAATACTACTGATACCCCATCAATTACTCAATTTCTCACGGTGGCGGATGGTTACTTGTGCCAATTAAAAGAAGCGCAAATTAGAGATGGGTTACATATACTGGGGGAATGTCCCCAAGCTTCCCAATTAAGGGATCTAATTATTGCGATCGCTCGCTCTGCGAGTTATAACCGTATTGGTATTACCCAAGCTTTAGCTAAGGATTTTGGTTTAAATTTCGATCCTTTATTGGGTGTAGATGCAGAAGTTGAAATAATTGATCAATTACTCCCCCAAACAAACAGCGACTGGTATAACAATCATTACCAGCAAATAAAACAAGCTATAACTTTAGAAAATACTTCCCTAAACCCTGCAAATAAACTTATCTCTCTTTTAGAAGAGATAGCCATAGAATTAATAGATCACCTAATAGAGAATCGACCTTTTAGCGATTATCCCTTGCCCCAAACTCAAATACAATTGCAATGGATACAAAATAGTTTATTACCTAATTTAATAAAAAGCGATCGCGAAATTCTTAATCTACTAAAAGCTCTCAACGGTAAATATATTCCCAGTGGCGCATCGGGCGCACCTACTAGAGGTAGACCTGAAGTTTTACCCACAGGGCGCAATTTCTATTCCGTTGATATACGGGGTATTCCGACAGAAACCGCTTGGTTAGTTGGAACTCAAGCAGCAGAAAGGGTAATTGAACGTTATACCCAAGAAAACGGCGAATATCCCCAATCCTTAGCAATTTCCATCTGGGGAACATCCACAATGCGTACTGGGGGGGATGATATAGCTCAAGTTATGGCATTAATGGGAGTAAGACCTATTTGGGATGGGCTTTCTCGTCGGCTGGTAGACTTTGAAGTGTTACCTGCTTCGGTGTTAAATTATCCTCGTGTTGATGTGACAATTAGGGTATCAGGCTTTTTTCGCGATGCCTTCCCCAATATAATCAACTTATTCAATAAAATAACACAAAAGATAGCCAACTTACAAGAGGATTCAACCATTAATCCTTTAGCTGCCCAAGTAAAAACCGAAAAAGAAGCCTTAACCACCCAAGGAATAGACCCAGAAATAGCCGAAAAACGTGCAAGTTATCGAGTATTTGGTTCAAAACCAGGAGCTTATGGCGCAGGTATGCAGGGTTTAATAGAATCCCAAAACTGGCAGAGTGATGCAGATTTAGCCCAAGCCTATCTAAACTGGAGTTGCTACGCTTACGATGAAACAGGACAAGGATCTGCTGTACCCGAATCCTTCCAACAGCGATTAAAACAACTACAAATCATTTTGCATAATCAAGATAACCGCGAACACGATTTACTAGATTCCGATGATTACTATCAATTCCAAGGAGGAATGACCGCAGCCGTCAGGAGTTTAACAGGCAAAAACCCCGAAGTATATTTTGGTGATAATTCCCAACCTGCTAATCCCAAAGTGCGAAAACTAAGCGAAGAAATTGCCAAGGTGTATCGATCGCGAGTAATAAACCCCAAATGGATTAAAGGAGTAATGCGTCATGGTTACAAAGGGGCGTTTGAAATGGCTGCTACAGTAGATTATTTATTTGCTTATGATGCTACTGCACATTGTGTTGCGGATTATATGTATGAAGGAGTAGCCAAGGCGTATATTTTAGATCAACCAGTACAGCAATTTATTTTAACTAAGAATCCTTGGGCATTACGAGATATGTCCGAAAGACTCTTAGAAGCCCATCAACGAGGTTTATGGCAAAATATCAGCCAAGAAATGATTGAAAATTTAAAAGCGATCGCCAATTCTGCCGAAGCAGAGATTGAATCTATTTAG
- a CDS encoding two-component hybrid sensor and regulator codes for MQLGYQNQWGIAIIEYLPTNLNAKLIEPDNYWGDFMVKLVKLLINDDQQHNKHQYNFHLNPPMDKLLHYQVEQERIFDRLKIQISQSLNLSEIIQTAINYSCSFLGLDRLLIYQLDVPLESKSNKERETRLIDIITYEAKRNEQISSTLYFQAETCLQEYSQCKNKYRQGFSLVINDVEKDSNFSPCLQSLMVELQVKAKVVTPINVRGKLWGLMIAHQCSEARQWHHQDVEFLRQIGENIAIAIHHHQSYQQLQQQKRLLEKQVQVQAQQIKDALIAAEAASMSKHEFLGNMSHELRTPLTCVIGLSSTLLQWSSTKARTSLSPEKQQEYLHLIQQSGKHLLSLINNILEFSDVESGKHLLNIKQVSLIEIASQSIQTIQDLAKAKQITLNLEIQLEFEQSYFLADEARLKEVIFNLLSNGIKFTPEAGKVTLRIWREKHQLVIQVEDTGIGIAEAQIPLLFEKFKQLENFRKRTHGGTGLGLALSKKLIELHGGTIEVESGLGKGATFTVYLPEKTPFKPNVEHKSAIADIVPSIPKTVMLITEDEESATFICQLINTIECQVVWLMDTTMAINQIELLKPNTIIVDYDCTETAIENVAKATGYQSSLRKTNLILLCDRLELCQWQRFTKYGIDDYLLKSDNPSEMVDKINRFIQDKPISND; via the coding sequence ATGCAACTTGGCTATCAAAACCAATGGGGAATTGCCATTATAGAGTATTTACCAACCAACTTAAATGCCAAATTAATCGAGCCTGATAATTATTGGGGAGATTTTATGGTCAAACTTGTTAAATTGCTAATCAATGACGACCAACAACACAACAAACATCAATATAATTTTCACCTTAATCCACCGATGGATAAATTATTACATTATCAAGTGGAACAAGAGCGCATTTTTGACAGACTTAAAATTCAGATTAGTCAAAGTTTGAATTTATCAGAAATTATTCAAACAGCGATTAATTACAGTTGTAGCTTCTTAGGTTTAGATCGACTGTTGATTTATCAGTTAGATGTACCTCTAGAGTCTAAATCGAATAAAGAAAGAGAAACTCGACTAATAGACATCATTACTTACGAAGCTAAAAGAAACGAGCAGATTAGTTCGACTCTTTATTTTCAAGCTGAGACTTGCTTACAAGAGTACTCCCAGTGTAAAAATAAATATCGTCAAGGATTTAGTTTAGTAATTAATGATGTAGAGAAAGATTCTAACTTTAGTCCTTGTCTACAGTCATTAATGGTCGAACTTCAGGTAAAGGCTAAAGTTGTTACCCCGATTAACGTACGTGGCAAATTATGGGGTTTAATGATTGCTCATCAATGTTCTGAAGCTAGACAATGGCATCACCAGGATGTAGAATTCTTGCGTCAGATTGGCGAAAATATAGCGATCGCTATTCATCATCATCAATCATATCAGCAATTACAACAGCAAAAAAGGCTTTTAGAAAAACAAGTCCAAGTTCAAGCACAGCAGATTAAAGACGCGCTGATAGCTGCTGAAGCTGCGAGTATGTCGAAACATGAGTTTTTGGGTAATATGAGTCATGAACTACGTACCCCTCTTACGTGTGTAATTGGCTTGTCTAGCACCTTATTACAGTGGTCTTCGACTAAAGCTAGAACCTCTTTATCTCCAGAAAAACAACAGGAATATTTACATTTAATTCAACAGAGTGGTAAACATTTATTGTCTTTAATTAATAATATTTTGGAGTTTTCTGATGTGGAATCGGGTAAACACTTGTTAAATATTAAACAAGTATCCTTAATCGAAATAGCCTCTCAATCAATTCAGACAATACAAGATTTAGCTAAAGCCAAGCAAATTACTCTAAATTTAGAAATACAACTGGAGTTTGAACAAAGTTATTTTTTAGCTGATGAAGCCAGGCTTAAAGAAGTTATTTTTAATTTATTGAGTAATGGGATTAAATTTACTCCAGAAGCAGGAAAAGTTACCCTCAGAATTTGGCGAGAAAAACACCAATTAGTTATTCAGGTAGAAGATACTGGGATTGGTATTGCTGAAGCCCAAATCCCTCTACTATTTGAAAAATTTAAACAATTAGAAAATTTCCGCAAACGTACCCATGGTGGTACAGGATTAGGATTAGCTTTAAGCAAAAAACTTATAGAGCTACACGGAGGCACAATTGAAGTAGAATCAGGTTTAGGCAAAGGTGCAACGTTTACGGTATATTTACCAGAAAAAACGCCATTTAAACCCAATGTTGAGCATAAATCAGCGATCGCAGATATAGTACCGTCAATACCCAAAACGGTGATGTTGATTACTGAAGACGAAGAAAGTGCAACTTTTATCTGTCAACTAATCAATACTATTGAATGCCAGGTAGTTTGGTTAATGGATACGACTATGGCGATTAATCAAATAGAATTATTAAAGCCGAATACAATTATTGTTGACTATGATTGTACAGAAACGGCAATCGAAAATGTTGCCAAAGCCACGGGTTATCAGTCATCGCTGAGGAAAACCAATTTAATTTTACTATGCGATCGCTTAGAATTGTGTCAGTGGCAACGATTTACTAAATATGGAATCGACGATTATCTTTTAAAATCCGATAATCCCAGCGAAATGGTCGATAAAATCAACAGGTTCATTCAAGATAAACCAATTAGCAATGATTAG